One stretch of Leadbetterella byssophila DSM 17132 DNA includes these proteins:
- a CDS encoding RagB/SusD family nutrient uptake outer membrane protein, producing the protein MKKYIKHMLLLGGLAFIHTGCNDNFVNTQPLDQVSESAVWTDPVLSERFVVNIYTWFGQGGFDEQMLAALSDEAMFTHTGRGITTITESRSNPADIGWVNYTHEWGNMYRGIRAANIAIKNLSAPQFTSSGNLVNKLMGEAKFMRAFLYHQLIRFYGAVPIVDRPYELGEADYELPRNTMEECVNFIVKDLDDAATLLTGISVEKGRATATAALALKSRVLTYAASDLLDLNTAKGKSTALAAYANPEYLTLSTGSRTERWQKAKAAAKAVLDVTAHQYKLDLASPVSADEGRQNFKNIAYSRNGGEAEMILGRFFTNLKRESGGDIGLYNGPNGYHNWAGNTPLQQFVDAFEMADGTKFSWTNAAHAGAPYKNRDPRFYSSVLYDGADWKKRTADVLAKDPASQIQTGQYEVSGAGGTKVAYNGLDTRLSSVEDWNGTRTGYYMRKFLDDNPAFEHQNTRQEIPWPILRYTEAVLNYVEACIELGEEAEARTWLNKIRFRAGMPAITDTGNALRERYRNERLIELSFEAHRYHDIRRWMIASTTVGAKIKFISIKGTLKPGKTVTLYKYDTDNYDYTYTVQEIGSIEDRRWLDKMYFLPIHRDEMNRNLKLKQNPGYEQ; encoded by the coding sequence ATGAAGAAATATATAAAACACATGCTACTGCTAGGAGGATTAGCTTTTATCCATACTGGCTGTAATGATAATTTTGTGAACACCCAGCCCTTAGATCAGGTTTCTGAGTCGGCTGTATGGACAGATCCTGTTTTATCTGAAAGGTTTGTTGTCAATATTTATACATGGTTCGGTCAAGGTGGTTTTGATGAGCAAATGCTGGCAGCATTAAGTGACGAAGCCATGTTTACTCACACCGGTAGGGGGATTACTACTATCACCGAATCTAGGTCTAATCCTGCTGATATTGGTTGGGTTAACTATACCCATGAATGGGGCAATATGTATAGAGGTATTCGTGCTGCTAATATTGCTATTAAAAATTTGAGTGCGCCTCAATTCACCAGTTCGGGTAATTTGGTCAATAAGTTAATGGGAGAGGCTAAGTTTATGAGGGCATTCCTTTATCATCAGTTGATCAGATTTTATGGAGCTGTTCCTATCGTCGATCGTCCTTACGAATTGGGAGAGGCAGATTATGAGCTTCCAAGGAATACTATGGAGGAGTGTGTTAACTTTATAGTGAAGGACTTGGATGATGCAGCTACTTTACTTACGGGCATAAGTGTAGAAAAGGGTAGAGCCACGGCTACCGCAGCTCTTGCATTAAAATCCAGGGTTCTGACCTATGCTGCGTCAGATTTGCTAGATTTGAATACGGCAAAAGGGAAGTCCACCGCCTTAGCAGCTTATGCTAACCCTGAATATCTCACTTTGAGTACAGGATCTAGAACGGAAAGGTGGCAAAAGGCTAAGGCCGCGGCAAAGGCTGTTTTAGATGTAACTGCCCACCAGTATAAACTGGATTTAGCCTCGCCTGTTAGTGCTGATGAGGGCAGACAGAATTTCAAGAACATAGCCTACTCTCGTAATGGAGGGGAAGCAGAAATGATCTTGGGTAGATTCTTCACTAATCTTAAGAGGGAATCCGGTGGGGATATAGGTCTATATAATGGGCCTAACGGTTATCATAACTGGGCAGGAAATACTCCTCTTCAACAGTTTGTAGATGCTTTTGAGATGGCGGACGGTACCAAATTTAGTTGGACTAATGCTGCTCATGCAGGAGCTCCTTATAAGAATCGCGATCCAAGGTTCTATTCAAGTGTGCTTTATGATGGGGCAGATTGGAAGAAAAGAACCGCCGATGTTTTAGCAAAGGATCCTGCCAGCCAAATTCAGACCGGCCAATATGAGGTGTCCGGTGCAGGGGGAACTAAAGTAGCCTATAACGGACTGGATACGCGCTTAAGTTCTGTGGAGGACTGGAATGGTACACGGACAGGCTATTATATGCGGAAGTTCTTAGATGATAATCCGGCATTTGAGCATCAGAATACCCGACAAGAAATTCCATGGCCTATATTACGATATACGGAAGCTGTTCTAAATTATGTGGAAGCTTGTATAGAATTAGGTGAAGAAGCTGAGGCAAGAACGTGGTTAAATAAAATCCGTTTTAGAGCAGGTATGCCTGCTATTACAGATACAGGAAATGCACTCAGAGAAAGGTATAGGAACGAGCGACTGATTGAGCTTTCATTTGAGGCACATAGATATCATGATATTCGTAGATGGATGATTGCTTCCACTACTGTAGGTGCGAAAATTAAATTTATCAGTATCAAGGGAACCTTGAAGCCTGGCAAAACCGTGACGCTCTATAAGTATGATACAGATAATTATGATTATACGTACACCGTTCAGGAAATAGGATCTATTGAGGATAGGAGATGGTTAGACAAGATGTATTTCCTACCCATTCACCGGGATGAGATGAACCGGAACTTGAAGTTAAAGCAAAATCCGGGATATGAACAATAA
- the ruvX gene encoding Holliday junction resolvase RuvX, with translation MGRILAIDYGKVRTGLAVTDPLQIIATALETVKTDQLINYLERYIQNEEVDALVLGLPLSLRSEDTPTTTMVRSFGEVLKDKFPDLPLHFIDERFTSKMASDTLISSGVKKKDRKVKGNTDLISAVIILQSYLQSKGLPR, from the coding sequence ATGGGCAGAATACTTGCAATAGATTATGGGAAAGTCCGCACAGGACTTGCAGTCACTGATCCATTACAGATCATAGCTACTGCATTAGAGACCGTCAAGACGGACCAATTGATTAACTATCTGGAAAGATACATCCAAAACGAAGAAGTAGATGCATTGGTACTCGGATTACCCCTTAGCTTAAGAAGTGAAGATACTCCTACCACTACTATGGTTAGAAGTTTCGGAGAGGTATTAAAAGACAAATTTCCCGATCTCCCTCTTCACTTTATAGACGAAAGATTTACCTCTAAAATGGCTTCAGACACCCTGATTTCCTCAGGAGTTAAAAAGAAGGACAGAAAAGTGAAAGGAAATACAGACTTAATCAGTGCTGTTATCATACTTCAAAGCTATTTACAAAGTAAGGGGTTACCCAGATGA
- a CDS encoding M16 family metallopeptidase, whose protein sequence is MNAPYISTDFSISLEPVTVEPLTNGKQLYTLHSSQLEVFKLELIYPFGLLSLNTLEEGHFLPRLMLLGTKQKTAYEIAESLEMLGGFLDIQMGYQRTSVTLHGLSKYFNQYLPLLLEIILEPTFPATEADVLLQAALQNIQVERKKTSFSANKHFKSIIYSNHPILGRVAENFDQVMNLEPLHASTFLKYGCDLFLTGNFSASDLNTLREFYHHLPVDKSTNYDNYPTPSTPVQKHIPLEESIQSSIIIGKRLFNRKHPDFIPFLVANTLFGGYFGSRLMKNIREEKGLTYGISSSLSPNGPDGVWSIRAEVNKEKMQKAIIAIQNEMDILKTTAPNQDELQMVKNYLLGNILSGTNTLFDIMDKHKALKFEELPSDFYSNMNKKIQAVDEAQVVEIINKYFNNYTTVIAG, encoded by the coding sequence ATGAACGCACCATACATTAGTACAGATTTTTCCATTTCTCTGGAACCCGTTACAGTTGAACCATTAACGAATGGGAAACAATTATACACCCTTCATTCCTCCCAACTAGAAGTATTCAAACTGGAATTAATTTATCCTTTCGGTCTACTCTCCTTAAATACACTAGAAGAAGGGCACTTCTTGCCTAGACTCATGCTGTTAGGGACGAAGCAAAAAACTGCATATGAAATAGCAGAATCCTTAGAAATGCTCGGAGGGTTTCTGGACATACAAATGGGCTATCAGAGAACTTCTGTAACCCTTCACGGACTTTCTAAATATTTCAATCAATACTTGCCCCTTCTTCTAGAAATCATACTAGAACCCACATTCCCTGCTACGGAGGCAGATGTACTACTTCAAGCTGCCCTGCAAAACATACAAGTTGAACGAAAAAAGACAAGCTTTTCAGCCAACAAGCATTTTAAAAGCATTATCTACTCCAATCACCCCATCTTAGGACGTGTTGCGGAAAACTTTGACCAGGTTATGAATTTGGAGCCTTTACATGCCTCCACTTTCTTAAAATACGGTTGCGACCTATTCCTAACCGGAAATTTTTCAGCATCAGACCTCAATACTTTGAGGGAATTTTACCATCACCTACCGGTGGATAAAAGTACGAATTACGATAATTATCCTACTCCCAGTACTCCTGTACAAAAACACATCCCTCTGGAAGAAAGCATACAAAGTAGTATTATCATAGGTAAGAGACTCTTTAATAGGAAACACCCTGACTTCATTCCATTTTTAGTGGCCAACACCCTCTTTGGAGGATATTTTGGAAGCCGACTTATGAAAAACATACGTGAAGAAAAAGGCCTGACCTATGGAATTTCTTCCTCCCTAAGTCCCAATGGACCGGATGGAGTATGGTCAATACGAGCAGAAGTGAACAAAGAAAAGATGCAAAAGGCCATCATAGCTATCCAAAATGAAATGGATATCCTAAAAACAACCGCCCCTAATCAGGATGAACTTCAAATGGTAAAAAACTACCTGCTTGGAAATATATTAAGCGGAACAAATACACTCTTCGATATTATGGATAAACATAAGGCTTTAAAATTTGAAGAGTTACCATCTGATTTCTATTCAAATATGAACAAGAAGATACAAGCGGTAGACGAAGCGCAAGTAGTAGAGATTATAAACAAATATTTCAACAATTATACTACCGTTATAGCGGGATAA
- a CDS encoding NADH-quinone oxidoreductase subunit N: MYPIIVLSVTGLLTLFLGLENPKSKWIAPGTLFFLLVALASNALDWNAPGHYFNAMIEVNNSIILIESLIILTTFFIVILSTGQFEDENAHPAEYYALMQFSVVGALIMASFSNLLMLFLGLEILSIALYVLTGSDKTNLRGNEASLKYFLMGSFATGILLFGIAMLYGSTGSFDIHAGSNLIQAHPTAKVLFFVGIVFTVIGLLFKISGAPFHFWTADVYQGAPTIFTAFMATVVKTAVVFSLYRLLATGFGFEFNLWSKVLFVVIALSLIIGNLTAVMQDNFKRLLAFSSISQAGFLLMGLVGINERTFVNLGYYSASYVLATIAGLGVLMIVSRQTIKDGRPNENVEVFNGLFKNKPGLAIVLFIAMLSLSGIPLTSGFWAKFFVFTDALRTGHLWVLVLAIMMSAVSLYYYFKPVVAAFKSGEEREIEVKPLHAGLLYVTAALIVILGVAPQIFRALFI; this comes from the coding sequence ATGTATCCTATCATCGTTTTATCAGTTACAGGTTTATTAACCCTATTCTTAGGACTTGAAAATCCTAAATCCAAATGGATAGCTCCTGGAACGCTATTCTTCTTACTTGTAGCACTTGCAAGTAACGCTTTAGACTGGAATGCTCCCGGACATTATTTCAATGCCATGATAGAAGTCAATAACTCTATCATACTAATTGAATCACTAATCATACTGACTACATTCTTTATCGTAATATTAAGTACAGGTCAATTTGAGGATGAGAATGCACACCCTGCTGAATACTATGCCTTAATGCAGTTCAGTGTAGTGGGTGCCTTGATCATGGCTAGCTTCTCAAACCTGTTGATGTTATTCTTGGGACTTGAGATCTTATCCATTGCACTATATGTGTTGACTGGAAGTGATAAGACTAATTTGAGAGGAAATGAAGCCTCCCTTAAGTATTTCTTAATGGGATCATTTGCTACAGGTATTCTTCTGTTCGGAATCGCTATGCTTTATGGATCTACAGGATCCTTTGATATACATGCCGGTTCAAACTTAATCCAGGCACATCCTACAGCTAAAGTATTATTCTTTGTAGGGATAGTGTTTACTGTGATAGGTCTATTATTTAAGATCTCGGGAGCTCCGTTCCACTTCTGGACTGCTGACGTTTACCAAGGTGCCCCTACTATCTTTACAGCCTTCATGGCTACCGTAGTTAAAACAGCTGTGGTTTTTTCCCTATACAGATTATTAGCTACAGGATTTGGATTTGAGTTTAATTTATGGTCCAAAGTACTTTTCGTAGTGATTGCCTTAAGCTTAATTATTGGCAACCTAACTGCGGTGATGCAAGATAACTTCAAGAGATTATTAGCGTTCTCCAGTATTTCTCAAGCCGGTTTCTTATTAATGGGATTAGTAGGAATAAACGAAAGAACATTCGTCAACTTAGGATATTATTCAGCTAGTTATGTACTTGCTACCATTGCAGGTTTAGGAGTGCTAATGATCGTTTCTCGCCAAACCATCAAAGATGGTAGACCTAACGAAAATGTAGAAGTATTCAATGGTTTATTCAAAAACAAACCAGGATTAGCTATAGTATTGTTCATAGCCATGCTATCCCTTTCGGGAATTCCATTGACTTCAGGTTTTTGGGCAAAATTCTTTGTTTTCACAGATGCCTTAAGAACCGGACACTTATGGGTATTGGTACTGGCTATTATGATGTCAGCGGTTTCTCTATATTACTATTTTAAACCAGTAGTGGCCGCATTCAAAAGCGGAGAAGAAAGAGAAATTGAAGTAAAACCATTACATGCAGGATTGTTATATGTCACAGCAGCATTAATCGTAATACTAGGTGTTGCCCCTCAAATCTTTAGAGCATTATTCATTTAG
- a CDS encoding complex I subunit 4 family protein, which translates to MLTLILLILPLISGLLLCWNKNEGLAKSAAIAISLAQIGIFCLITPENSSVVYQWLPEFNIGFKLGMDGLSKLMTGLTVVVSALIILATQGLSYDKKSKLLGLILLTEAALIGVFTAQDGFVFYFFFEIALVPVYLIANLWGGKGISKISLKMFIYTVFGSLFMLVAFVVLYIFSSGSELSALAQVSEKLRPSLNYFLFWAFFLAFAIKSPLFLFHGWLPDAYSKSPTPATMLLSGLLSKMGIYGIIRILLPLAPVGWEKYSCLVIYLAVIGLIYGSIIAIRQSHVKRLVAYSSFAHMGLMAAAALIGSAAGIQGASFQMVAHGFSAVGLFYVAKIIFDKTGSRNLQDLGGMAKRAPKLATLFLVVLLGSVGLPLTNGFVGEFLMLKSVFDFNTGLGILATTSIILGAVYLLRLYQKTMFGPATAFTENIEDIGAKELMVLVPIALIIIITGVLPNGLLELSAALVK; encoded by the coding sequence ATGTTAACACTTATACTTTTAATACTGCCTTTGATATCCGGCTTACTATTATGCTGGAATAAGAATGAAGGATTGGCTAAAAGTGCAGCCATAGCTATTAGTTTAGCTCAAATTGGAATCTTCTGTTTGATTACTCCTGAAAATAGCTCAGTAGTATATCAATGGCTTCCTGAATTCAATATTGGATTTAAATTAGGCATGGACGGCCTGTCCAAATTAATGACAGGACTTACTGTGGTAGTTTCTGCCTTAATCATACTAGCTACTCAAGGACTTTCTTATGACAAAAAGTCGAAATTATTAGGCTTAATTCTTCTAACAGAAGCAGCCTTAATTGGAGTATTTACAGCTCAGGATGGTTTCGTGTTCTATTTCTTCTTTGAAATTGCCCTTGTACCGGTATATCTAATAGCAAACCTTTGGGGTGGAAAAGGAATCTCGAAGATCTCTCTGAAGATGTTTATTTATACGGTCTTCGGAAGTTTATTCATGTTAGTGGCTTTCGTAGTACTTTATATATTCTCATCTGGTTCAGAATTAAGTGCTTTAGCACAGGTATCTGAAAAATTACGACCAAGTTTAAATTATTTCTTATTCTGGGCGTTTTTCCTTGCTTTTGCTATCAAGTCACCTCTATTCTTATTCCATGGATGGCTTCCGGATGCATATAGCAAATCTCCTACACCGGCTACTATGTTATTGTCCGGATTATTATCCAAAATGGGTATTTACGGAATCATAAGAATTCTACTTCCATTGGCTCCGGTAGGTTGGGAAAAATACTCTTGCTTAGTAATCTATTTAGCAGTGATTGGCTTAATCTATGGCTCTATCATTGCCATCCGTCAATCTCATGTCAAGCGTTTGGTAGCTTACTCTTCCTTCGCTCACATGGGACTTATGGCAGCAGCAGCCCTTATAGGTAGCGCTGCAGGCATTCAAGGTGCCAGCTTCCAGATGGTGGCTCACGGCTTTAGTGCTGTTGGATTATTCTATGTAGCAAAAATCATCTTCGATAAAACAGGAAGCAGAAACCTCCAAGATTTAGGAGGTATGGCGAAAAGAGCTCCAAAATTAGCTACTCTTTTCCTTGTGGTTCTATTAGGAAGTGTGGGTTTGCCACTTACAAACGGCTTCGTGGGTGAATTCTTAATGCTGAAATCTGTCTTTGACTTTAATACTGGTTTAGGAATTTTAGCCACCACTAGCATCATCTTAGGTGCTGTCTATTTATTAAGACTCTACCAAAAGACCATGTTTGGACCGGCTACTGCATTTACTGAGAATATCGAAGACATTGGAGCAAAAGAATTAATGGTATTAGTACCTATAGCATTGATTATTATAATAACTGGAGTATTACCTAACGGATTGCTGGAACTGAGTGCAGCATTGGTTAAATAA
- the nuoL gene encoding NADH-quinone oxidoreductase subunit L, which yields MSISLLISLIPLIPFIGFLINGLGFKRIPKTLVPLIGTGASLLSFLCVLNTYLQFTGEPIVVRLFDWISIAQWSIGFSFQIDQLSLIMLFVITGVGTLIHGYSAGYMKHDEGYGKFFAYLNLFLFSMILLVLGGNYLMMFIGWEGVGLCSYLLIGFWNSNTNYANAARKAFIMNRIGDLGFLIGIFLLLSTFGTLEYGEVFNSAKGLQIGAPIITAITLALFVGAMGKSAQIPLFTWLPDAMAGPTPVSALIHAATMVTSGIYMIVRSNVLYTLAPFTLEVVAWVGLATALLGALIGLYQNDIKKVLAYSTVSQLGYMFIGLGVMAYSSGLFHVITHAFFKALLFLGAGSVIHAMSDDQDIRNMGGLWSKIKITAITFLIGTIAISGIPPFAGFFSKDEILAHTFEHNKVMWILAVAGSFLTAFYMFRLFFVTFTGKFRGTEEQEHHLHESPSSMTIPLIVLAGLSIIGGFIGMPVVLHAPHYLNEFLSPIYEGSRQVLPGFGEVNLSHSTEWMLMGISVAVAVVAILLSYNVFGKGQKVPGEDYSGLKKWIYDKFYIDEAYNAVFVNPMTKFSTWLGNAMENTVFGGIINGIYRLVTGSSGVLQRLQTGNIGTYIALITLGVIIIFGISVGSEVWASLKSISK from the coding sequence ATGAGCATATCATTACTTATTTCACTAATACCGCTTATTCCTTTTATTGGCTTTTTGATTAACGGCCTTGGATTCAAGCGTATACCTAAGACTCTTGTACCCCTAATAGGAACAGGAGCTTCATTACTTTCTTTCCTTTGTGTTTTAAACACATACTTACAGTTCACCGGAGAGCCTATCGTTGTAAGGCTATTTGATTGGATTTCTATCGCCCAATGGTCCATTGGCTTTAGTTTCCAGATTGATCAATTATCCTTGATCATGCTCTTTGTGATTACGGGTGTAGGTACATTGATTCACGGGTATTCTGCCGGGTACATGAAACATGATGAAGGCTATGGAAAGTTCTTTGCATACTTGAACCTCTTCTTGTTCTCCATGATCCTTTTGGTATTAGGAGGCAACTACTTGATGATGTTTATCGGTTGGGAAGGAGTTGGACTTTGTTCTTACCTACTTATTGGTTTTTGGAACTCTAATACTAACTATGCCAATGCCGCCAGAAAAGCATTCATCATGAACAGAATTGGGGACTTAGGCTTTTTAATCGGAATTTTCCTTCTGCTTTCCACTTTTGGAACTCTAGAATATGGAGAAGTATTCAATTCCGCCAAAGGCCTGCAGATAGGTGCCCCAATCATCACCGCCATCACTTTAGCTCTTTTCGTAGGAGCAATGGGTAAATCTGCTCAGATTCCATTGTTCACATGGTTACCAGACGCTATGGCCGGCCCTACTCCAGTTTCTGCTTTGATTCACGCGGCTACCATGGTGACCTCAGGTATTTATATGATCGTTAGATCAAATGTATTATATACCTTAGCTCCTTTTACTTTAGAAGTAGTGGCATGGGTAGGTTTAGCTACAGCTTTACTTGGAGCATTAATTGGCTTATATCAAAACGATATTAAGAAGGTCCTGGCTTACTCCACTGTGAGCCAATTGGGCTATATGTTTATTGGTCTTGGAGTTATGGCTTACAGCTCCGGTCTATTCCATGTGATTACACACGCCTTCTTTAAGGCACTCTTATTCTTGGGTGCTGGTAGTGTGATCCACGCCATGAGTGATGATCAAGACATCAGAAATATGGGAGGTCTATGGTCGAAAATAAAGATTACTGCCATAACATTCCTCATAGGAACTATAGCTATATCAGGTATACCGCCTTTTGCCGGTTTCTTCTCTAAAGACGAGATTTTGGCACATACCTTTGAACATAATAAAGTAATGTGGATACTTGCAGTTGCAGGTTCATTCCTTACAGCATTCTATATGTTCCGCCTTTTCTTCGTAACATTTACAGGGAAATTTAGAGGTACTGAAGAACAAGAACATCATTTACATGAGTCTCCATCCAGCATGACTATCCCATTAATAGTCTTAGCAGGATTATCCATTATAGGTGGTTTTATAGGAATGCCTGTTGTATTGCATGCTCCTCACTACCTCAATGAATTCTTAAGCCCTATATATGAAGGATCTAGACAGGTTCTTCCCGGATTCGGAGAAGTTAATTTATCCCATAGCACAGAGTGGATGCTAATGGGCATATCTGTGGCAGTAGCGGTGGTAGCTATACTCCTTTCCTATAATGTATTTGGCAAAGGTCAAAAAGTACCTGGAGAAGATTACTCAGGTTTGAAAAAATGGATATACGATAAATTCTATATAGACGAGGCCTACAATGCCGTTTTCGTAAACCCTATGACCAAGTTCTCTACTTGGTTAGGTAACGCTATGGAAAACACCGTTTTTGGTGGAATCATTAACGGCATTTACCGTTTGGTTACCGGATCTAGCGGAGTTTTACAAAGACTTCAGACGGGTAATATTGGAACCTATATAGCATTGATCACCTTAGGTGTGATCATCATCTTTGGAATTAGTGTAGGATCAGAAGTTTGGGCTTCTCTTAAATCTATTAGCAAATAA
- the nuoK gene encoding NADH-quinone oxidoreductase subunit NuoK has translation MFQGSTENIPEIFTQIPLINIVQLATILFIIGIVGVLIRRNAIIILMSIELMLNAVNLLLIGFSSYMSDAHGQIFVFFIMAVAAAEVAVGLAIIVMIYRNIRTIDIGLFNKLRG, from the coding sequence ATGTTTCAAGGCAGTACAGAGAACATTCCGGAAATCTTTACCCAGATTCCCCTCATTAATATAGTACAACTGGCTACTATCCTATTCATAATAGGTATTGTAGGTGTACTCATCCGTAGAAATGCCATTATCATCTTGATGTCCATAGAGTTAATGCTCAATGCAGTAAACCTGCTTTTGATAGGTTTTTCCTCTTATATGTCAGACGCTCATGGTCAAATCTTCGTATTTTTTATAATGGCGGTAGCTGCCGCGGAAGTAGCAGTAGGTCTAGCCATTATAGTGATGATTTATAGAAACATCCGAACCATAGACATAGGATTATTTAACAAATTAAGAGGATAA
- a CDS encoding 3'-5' exonuclease: MTHHTLKLKKPLAIIDLETTGVNITRDRIVEICIAKANLDGTVETRTKKVNPTIPIPLETSLIHGIYDEDVANEPTFKQLARSLAQFLEGCDLAGFNSNRFDIPMLVEEFLRVDSNLFDIKNRKLIDVQRIFHLMEPRTLSAAYKFYCQKTLENAHSAEADTLATLEVLCAQVERYEGVTIKDDKGVEYEPVKNDIDELHKLTSSTLVDFAQRMTLDKNGEVVFNFGKNAGKRVVDVLEKEPQYYDWIMNSDFPLDTKRKLTEIKLKMKK, encoded by the coding sequence ATGACGCACCATACCCTGAAACTCAAAAAGCCTCTGGCAATTATAGACCTGGAAACGACGGGTGTAAACATTACCAGAGACAGAATAGTTGAGATCTGCATAGCAAAGGCTAATTTAGATGGTACTGTAGAAACCAGGACCAAAAAAGTCAACCCTACAATTCCAATACCACTTGAAACTAGCCTAATTCATGGTATTTACGACGAGGATGTAGCAAACGAACCCACATTCAAACAATTGGCTAGATCCTTAGCCCAATTTTTGGAAGGTTGTGATCTAGCAGGGTTTAACAGCAACAGGTTTGATATACCTATGCTAGTGGAGGAATTTTTGAGAGTCGACAGTAATTTATTTGACATAAAAAATAGAAAACTAATAGATGTTCAGCGCATCTTCCATTTAATGGAACCGCGAACGCTGTCAGCTGCTTATAAATTCTATTGTCAAAAGACTTTAGAAAATGCTCACAGTGCAGAAGCAGATACTTTAGCCACTCTTGAAGTACTTTGTGCTCAAGTAGAAAGGTACGAAGGCGTCACCATCAAGGACGACAAAGGCGTTGAATATGAGCCAGTAAAAAATGACATTGACGAACTGCATAAACTGACATCCAGCACTCTGGTTGACTTCGCACAAAGAATGACCTTAGACAAAAACGGCGAGGTGGTATTCAATTTTGGGAAGAATGCAGGCAAGCGAGTAGTGGATGTTTTAGAGAAGGAACCCCAATACTACGATTGGATTATGAACAGTGATTTCCCGTTAGATACCAAGCGTAAGCTGACAGAAATTAAGTTGAAAATGAAAAAGTAA
- a CDS encoding sensor histidine kinase, whose translation MKQKQIFFDIYKNFSTRRMIMLSVLSLFVIGVLFYFNQISKALEEREKAYVDLYAKAIAFLIESGDECDYTFIAEIIQANTTVPAIPSLGGVPNRPVNIPELEDPNRTWTDQEKVEFLEKKMEEMKAQNEPIPFHIGEEEGYVYYANSTTLKTLRFFPYIILITLFLFGGLAYISYSSSRKAEQNRVWVGLAKETAHQLGTPISGLMGWIEVLKTYPDFDQNIGKEMMKDVQRLETITARFSNIGSEPTKRSENIGELIETTVEYLKKRISTKIQWSIDNRLKEPYYKDVNRHLIEWVIENICKNAVDAMAGVGQLNITISRMPNQKIRIDIQDSGKGMSLAVQRNIFNPGYSTKKRGWGLGLTLAKRIVETYHDGKLYVYRSEVGKGSTFRMII comes from the coding sequence ATGAAACAGAAGCAGATCTTCTTTGACATATACAAGAATTTCTCCACCAGGAGAATGATCATGCTTTCTGTTTTATCCCTATTTGTCATAGGAGTACTCTTCTATTTCAATCAGATAAGTAAAGCCTTAGAAGAAAGGGAAAAGGCCTATGTAGATTTATATGCCAAGGCCATAGCCTTTTTAATAGAGAGTGGGGACGAATGTGATTATACCTTTATTGCTGAGATTATACAGGCAAACACTACCGTCCCTGCCATCCCATCTTTAGGAGGAGTTCCTAACCGACCGGTTAATATTCCCGAATTAGAAGACCCAAATAGAACTTGGACAGATCAGGAAAAAGTGGAATTCCTGGAAAAGAAGATGGAAGAAATGAAGGCTCAAAATGAACCTATACCCTTCCATATTGGAGAAGAAGAAGGCTATGTTTACTACGCTAACTCTACTACGCTCAAGACTTTACGATTCTTCCCTTATATCATCTTAATTACCTTATTCCTTTTCGGAGGATTAGCTTACATTTCCTATTCCTCTTCCAGAAAAGCGGAACAAAACAGGGTTTGGGTGGGATTAGCCAAAGAGACTGCCCACCAATTAGGCACCCCTATCTCCGGACTGATGGGCTGGATTGAAGTTTTAAAAACCTACCCTGACTTCGACCAAAACATAGGAAAGGAAATGATGAAGGATGTACAGCGTTTAGAGACCATCACGGCAAGGTTCTCTAACATAGGAAGTGAACCTACAAAGCGCTCCGAAAATATTGGCGAATTAATAGAGACTACTGTAGAATATTTAAAGAAAAGAATCTCTACAAAGATCCAATGGTCTATTGATAATCGTCTGAAAGAACCCTACTATAAAGATGTAAACAGGCATTTGATCGAGTGGGTGATTGAAAACATCTGTAAAAATGCCGTAGATGCTATGGCAGGTGTAGGCCAACTAAATATCACCATATCTAGAATGCCAAATCAGAAGATTAGAATAGACATTCAAGACTCGGGTAAGGGTATGAGCTTGGCGGTTCAAAGAAATATCTTCAATCCCGGTTACTCCACCAAAAAGAGAGGGTGGGGCTTAGGCCTCACACTGGCAAAACGCATTGTGGAAACCTACCATGACGGTAAATTATACGTTTATAGATCCGAGGTAGGGAAGGGCTCTACCTTTAGAATGATCATATAA